The Leptospira andrefontaineae genome has a segment encoding these proteins:
- a CDS encoding tyrosine-type recombinase/integrase, whose protein sequence is MPQRIKIWKHWENGHCFSAISFSYDTELFQKFSKIPKAVWSYEFKFWKIPFSESFLSEFISTHRETIEADPDILLIPLRTEVLRRNYSKKTLKSYFLYNRAFLRSVEKTPYTVTESDLRIYLDRILYEKNLASNSLRSALQSFKFYYNIVIGNRFLISYSPPKRENKIPESLSRKEVTRIIETLSNPKHKLLLKLCYGSGLRVGELVKLKGNDIDWEKKSIRVRQGKGKKDRFSLLPNSCKNDLADLFERQGRYSWIFTGQIPGKHLSVRSAESIFTAAKKKAGITKDVSIHDLRHAFAIHLLESGTSIKMIQRLLGHVSVKTTEIYARIVDPMVSKIKSPLDDL, encoded by the coding sequence ATGCCCCAAAGGATCAAAATTTGGAAACATTGGGAGAATGGACACTGTTTCAGTGCCATCTCGTTTTCTTATGACACCGAACTTTTCCAGAAATTCTCCAAAATACCAAAAGCAGTTTGGAGTTATGAGTTTAAATTTTGGAAAATACCGTTCTCTGAATCTTTTCTATCCGAATTTATTTCTACTCATCGAGAGACGATAGAAGCGGATCCTGATATTCTTTTGATCCCTCTAAGAACCGAGGTACTAAGACGCAATTATAGTAAGAAAACATTGAAGTCTTATTTTCTGTACAACAGAGCTTTCTTGCGATCGGTCGAAAAAACTCCATACACTGTTACTGAATCTGATCTAAGGATCTATTTGGATCGAATTCTATACGAAAAAAATTTAGCTTCTAACTCACTTAGATCAGCACTTCAATCTTTTAAATTTTATTATAATATTGTAATAGGAAACAGATTTCTGATTTCTTACTCTCCTCCAAAAAGAGAGAACAAAATCCCGGAATCTTTATCCAGAAAAGAAGTCACTCGCATTATAGAAACTCTTTCCAACCCTAAACATAAACTTCTATTAAAACTTTGTTATGGATCCGGCTTGAGAGTAGGGGAACTCGTAAAATTAAAAGGAAACGATATAGATTGGGAGAAAAAATCAATCCGGGTCCGGCAAGGTAAAGGGAAGAAGGACCGTTTCAGCCTTCTACCCAATAGTTGTAAAAATGATCTCGCAGATTTGTTCGAGCGCCAAGGCAGATATTCCTGGATTTTCACAGGCCAAATTCCTGGTAAGCACCTCAGCGTTAGATCTGCGGAAAGTATATTCACCGCCGCCAAGAAAAAAGCAGGTATTACAAAAGATGTTTCGATCCACGATCTGAGACACGCATTTGCGATTCATCTCCTGGAGTCCGGCACTTCTATCAAAATGATCCAAAGACTGCTTGGCCATGTATCAGTAAAAACCACGGAAATCTACGCTAGAATTGTTGACCCGATGGTTTCTAAGATCAAAAGTCCTCTGGACGATCTCTGA
- a CDS encoding hybrid sensor histidine kinase/response regulator: MDHSSSSPDFRLLFEKVPGLYLVLSPELKIIAVSDAYCRATLTERDKILGRGIFEVFPDNPDDPEATGVSNLRSSLLRVLETKAADTMAVQKYDIQLPEEEGGGFTVKYWSPLNSPVLDKKGKVLCIIHKAEDVTEFVLLKERGEKQSEMTEALRSRTEEMETEIIRRSQELQSANKSLRETEKIKNEFFANVSHELRTPLSLILAPVESILIDKKSTLSANNIQMLETVHNNSVRLLQMVNSLLDFSKFEAGKMNVELESTNISNLIQAILKDFEPSASEKNIQIQKEIPSSDLYVLIDRYLFERIFFNLLSNALKFTPKNGNISVTLTYSEDKLLLVVQDSGIGISEADQKIIFKKFQQAEGSSTRKYGGTGIGLAMVKDFSELLGGSVEVTSKLDFGSTFSVRIPAQKVDSGEKEPSSQIFSHSPQFSSLDISNKEDTESSDRPKVLICEDNEDLANYIYSLLSPLYHVKSAQNGKEGLKLVYSWEPDLVLSDVMMPEMDGVQLCKEIKADPKISKTIVVLLTALTHRDAMLKGWEAKADEYLCKPFHPEELIVRVKSLLAIAEDRKINLATLEQKNFELEFANAELEAFSYSVSHDLRAPLRAIQGYTQMILEDHSSVLDAEGVRFLNVLIDSTKRMESLIDNLLEFSKVGKKELKDSTFDLTEVAETVVSQIKDQTEHKAEIIIHPLAKVTTDRDMMSYVFQNLISNAVKYSAKKERPMVEIGVTNTEKGKTFFVKDNGAGFDMKYYNRLFGVFQRLHRQDEFSGTGVGLAIVHRIVTRYKGSVWAEGKIGEGASFFFTLGEKAGTAVGFRN, translated from the coding sequence ATGGATCATTCTTCTTCCAGCCCTGATTTTCGTCTTCTTTTTGAGAAGGTTCCAGGTTTGTATCTGGTACTTTCTCCCGAGCTCAAAATTATAGCAGTGAGTGATGCATATTGTAGAGCCACTTTGACTGAGAGAGATAAAATTTTAGGCAGAGGAATTTTCGAGGTCTTCCCCGACAATCCTGACGATCCGGAGGCGACCGGTGTAAGTAATCTTCGCAGTTCCCTTCTTCGTGTTTTGGAAACGAAAGCCGCGGATACAATGGCGGTCCAAAAATATGATATCCAACTTCCGGAAGAAGAAGGTGGAGGTTTTACAGTTAAATATTGGAGTCCTTTGAATTCTCCTGTCTTGGACAAAAAAGGGAAAGTGCTATGTATCATCCATAAGGCTGAGGATGTTACGGAATTTGTTCTCCTAAAGGAAAGAGGAGAAAAACAATCCGAGATGACTGAGGCGCTTCGTTCCCGCACGGAAGAGATGGAAACGGAGATCATTCGTCGTTCTCAGGAATTACAATCTGCAAATAAAAGTTTAAGAGAAACCGAAAAGATCAAAAACGAATTTTTTGCGAATGTTTCCCATGAACTTAGGACTCCTCTTAGCTTGATCCTTGCCCCTGTGGAGTCCATTCTTATAGATAAAAAATCCACCCTTTCCGCTAATAATATCCAAATGTTGGAAACTGTTCATAATAATTCAGTCAGACTTCTTCAGATGGTGAATAGTTTATTAGATTTTTCTAAATTTGAAGCCGGAAAGATGAATGTAGAACTTGAATCTACGAATATTAGCAACTTGATCCAGGCCATCTTAAAAGATTTCGAACCGAGCGCTTCCGAAAAGAATATACAGATCCAAAAAGAGATCCCTTCTTCCGATCTATATGTTTTGATCGATCGTTATTTATTCGAAAGGATTTTCTTCAATCTTCTTTCTAACGCTTTAAAATTTACCCCTAAGAATGGAAATATCTCGGTCACTCTAACTTATTCAGAAGATAAACTTCTTCTTGTCGTTCAAGATTCCGGGATTGGGATATCGGAAGCAGACCAAAAGATCATCTTTAAAAAGTTCCAGCAAGCAGAAGGCTCTTCTACCAGAAAGTACGGCGGAACCGGAATAGGCCTTGCTATGGTAAAAGATTTCTCAGAACTGTTGGGCGGTTCCGTAGAAGTTACTAGCAAACTTGATTTCGGAAGTACATTTAGTGTCAGGATCCCGGCACAAAAAGTGGATTCAGGGGAGAAGGAACCTTCTTCTCAAATCTTCTCCCATTCTCCTCAATTTTCTAGTTTAGATATTTCTAATAAAGAAGATACCGAGTCTTCGGATCGACCGAAAGTTTTGATCTGCGAGGATAACGAGGATCTTGCTAATTATATTTATTCGCTACTCTCTCCTTTATATCATGTTAAGTCCGCTCAAAATGGAAAAGAAGGACTGAAATTAGTCTATTCCTGGGAACCGGATCTGGTCCTTTCCGATGTGATGATGCCGGAGATGGACGGCGTCCAACTTTGTAAAGAGATCAAAGCGGACCCTAAAATTTCCAAAACAATTGTAGTACTTCTCACTGCGCTAACTCATAGGGACGCAATGTTAAAAGGCTGGGAAGCGAAAGCAGACGAGTATTTATGCAAACCTTTCCATCCGGAAGAATTGATCGTAAGAGTGAAGTCTCTTCTTGCAATTGCAGAAGATAGGAAAATAAATTTAGCAACATTAGAGCAGAAAAATTTCGAACTCGAATTTGCGAATGCCGAATTGGAAGCCTTCTCATACTCAGTGTCCCATGATTTAAGGGCGCCACTAAGAGCAATCCAAGGTTATACCCAAATGATCTTAGAAGACCATAGCTCCGTTTTGGATGCAGAAGGGGTCCGGTTCTTGAATGTACTTATCGACTCCACAAAAAGAATGGAGAGTTTGATCGATAACCTATTAGAATTCTCTAAAGTAGGCAAAAAAGAGCTGAAGGATTCCACATTCGATCTAACAGAAGTTGCCGAAACTGTCGTAAGTCAGATCAAGGACCAAACCGAACATAAGGCTGAAATTATAATTCATCCGCTCGCAAAAGTCACAACTGACAGGGACATGATGTCTTACGTGTTCCAAAACCTGATCTCTAACGCAGTAAAATACTCCGCCAAAAAGGAAAGGCCAATGGTAGAAATAGGAGTTACGAATACTGAAAAAGGGAAAACATTCTTCGTAAAAGATAATGGAGCCGGTTTCGATATGAAGTATTATAATCGACTCTTCGGTGTTTTCCAAAGATTGCATAGACAAGACGAATTCTCAGGCACGGGTGTTGGACTTGCAATCGTGCATCGGATTGTCACCAGATATAAGGGTTCAGTATGGGCAGAAGGTAAAATAGGAGAAGGTGCATCATTCTTCTTTACCTTAGGAGAAAAAGCAGGAACCGCGGTCGGTTTCCGGAACTGA
- a CDS encoding SDR family NAD(P)-dependent oxidoreductase, with amino-acid sequence MEPKNILVVGAGSGIGRSLLEKLNANPEYFPIGISRRGVPLEKNLERGLNYLCDLGDQDQILKFTSSLLQYWKEIHAIYFASGDGLFLKIEDLEWEDLQKHLTLNLSAPILLTSKFLPSMKKGSLLCYISSTAGKLGFPESSPYCASKHGLAGFAKAIREEVKDRGIRVTTVYAGAIDTPIWDGREGFQREDMIPATDAAIFLESLYSLPASFNQDEILFLPPKGIL; translated from the coding sequence ATGGAACCCAAAAACATTCTGGTAGTCGGGGCCGGATCCGGGATCGGCAGATCTTTATTAGAAAAGCTGAATGCAAATCCTGAATATTTTCCGATCGGGATCTCCAGGCGTGGAGTCCCTTTGGAGAAAAATTTAGAAAGAGGGTTAAATTATCTCTGTGATCTGGGAGATCAAGATCAGATCCTCAAATTTACATCCTCCCTTTTGCAATACTGGAAAGAGATCCATGCAATCTATTTCGCTTCCGGGGACGGTCTATTTTTAAAGATAGAAGATCTGGAATGGGAAGATCTGCAAAAACATCTTACCTTAAATTTAAGCGCTCCTATTTTACTCACTTCTAAATTTCTACCTTCTATGAAAAAGGGATCCCTTCTATGTTATATTTCTTCAACAGCAGGAAAGCTTGGATTTCCGGAGTCCTCTCCTTATTGTGCTTCCAAACATGGTTTGGCCGGTTTTGCAAAAGCAATCCGAGAAGAAGTAAAAGATCGTGGAATAAGAGTGACGACTGTGTATGCAGGAGCAATTGATACCCCGATCTGGGACGGCCGGGAAGGTTTTCAAAGAGAGGATATGATACCGGCGACGGATGCTGCGATCTTTTTAGAAAGTTTATACTCTCTTCCTGCAAGTTTTAATCAGGACGAGATCCTTTTTCTTCCGCCTAAAGGGATATTATAA
- a CDS encoding histidine kinase N-terminal 7TM domain-containing protein, translating to MEVQSLSWFKWTPYAILPLISLFLSVLSLRIGFKSRQTSGAPEFIFVCLGIILYSFGYFWEILSTRPESIIFWDNFQFIGPDLLIASLLFLCLRVANLNRFIHPISIILFSIIPISTEIAVWFGPEEWIRPSFRFDPSAPWLALIYEYGPWMQVYVINSISIFTLCIIILIYGAWSQRAFHRIRCLVFMIGISLPFGSQVMTAGGFIPFIHPKLDIFPLTASFALIVWMYGLFYFRILNLIPLARNQVFEYIQDAVFVMNPSGFLLDCNVSALHLLGTARLRQDSKLSEFLPDLDVLVEECHTNRKANTEWRTNNGKYYDVSVRSQRAEGSQFKIVVLRDVTQRAISERKLSERRDILQSILDSTSILFLVLDGDGKLILLNKACLQTTGFDLMELEGKVFWETELFAEESRTIAKVFEQRFAKKKFPKHTSVLLRTKDGKSRRTLWEHKEVRDRNGNLQYVISTGTDTTGLKEAEFRIETLQRANEEILAQKEIIESQKSDLEDALQNLKRTQAKLIQASKLADLGQLAAGIAHEINNPIGAIQAAGYNILSYLEKIRTELRPILPLLSSLSDKDWISFKQLISVGVSSKEILIGLERRRILAEIKTEMKSAGILFPEETAEFFVDFGIASSWKNFESILKNQNTRELLPFFLNLLGPEQCVDTIKTAVERSAKIVYALRSFAHFESSHKKRKFSLKENIDTVLTLYQNLFKHGVEVSTNLEGIPDFLGFPDDLMHLWTNLIMNSVQAMSYKGSIAINASLKGDEVIVSIQDKGPGIPAEAKDQVFDAFFTTKPLGEGSGLGLDIAKRIVEKHKGRIWFESSPGNTIFYVGLPFEV from the coding sequence ATGGAAGTCCAATCTTTATCCTGGTTCAAATGGACACCTTACGCGATCCTTCCCTTAATCAGTTTATTTCTTTCCGTTCTTTCTCTTAGAATAGGATTCAAAAGCAGACAAACTTCCGGCGCACCAGAATTCATTTTTGTATGCCTTGGTATCATTCTTTATAGTTTCGGTTATTTTTGGGAGATACTCAGCACAAGACCTGAAAGTATTATCTTTTGGGATAATTTCCAATTTATAGGCCCGGATCTTCTGATCGCTTCTCTTCTCTTCCTCTGCTTAAGAGTAGCGAACTTAAATAGATTTATTCATCCAATCAGTATCATTCTCTTTTCAATCATTCCTATCAGCACCGAAATCGCGGTTTGGTTCGGGCCGGAAGAATGGATCCGCCCTTCTTTTAGATTCGATCCTTCCGCTCCTTGGTTAGCTCTGATCTACGAATACGGACCCTGGATGCAGGTCTATGTTATAAATTCAATCTCCATATTCACTTTATGCATTATAATTTTAATATATGGAGCCTGGTCTCAAAGAGCATTTCATAGAATAAGATGTTTGGTTTTTATGATCGGGATCTCTCTTCCATTCGGAAGTCAGGTGATGACCGCGGGTGGTTTTATCCCGTTCATACATCCTAAGTTGGACATCTTTCCTTTAACTGCAAGTTTTGCGTTGATCGTATGGATGTACGGACTTTTCTATTTCCGGATCTTAAACCTGATCCCTTTGGCAAGAAACCAAGTATTCGAATATATACAAGATGCAGTTTTTGTAATGAACCCGTCCGGTTTCCTTTTGGATTGTAATGTTTCAGCTTTACATCTCCTGGGAACGGCAAGGCTAAGACAGGACTCTAAACTTTCCGAATTTCTTCCTGATCTAGATGTTCTTGTAGAAGAATGTCATACCAATCGAAAAGCAAATACAGAATGGAGAACAAATAATGGTAAATATTATGATGTTTCCGTTCGGTCCCAAAGAGCCGAAGGTTCTCAATTCAAAATTGTAGTCCTGAGAGATGTTACACAAAGAGCAATTTCAGAAAGAAAACTTTCGGAAAGAAGGGATATCCTCCAAAGTATTCTGGATTCCACTAGCATCCTATTCCTAGTTTTAGATGGAGACGGTAAATTAATTTTATTGAATAAAGCCTGTTTACAAACCACGGGATTCGATCTAATGGAATTAGAAGGAAAAGTTTTTTGGGAAACGGAATTATTCGCAGAAGAAAGTAGAACAATCGCAAAAGTATTCGAGCAACGTTTTGCAAAGAAGAAGTTCCCAAAACATACAAGCGTACTCCTAAGAACCAAAGACGGAAAATCCAGAAGAACACTTTGGGAACATAAAGAAGTCAGAGATAGAAACGGTAATCTTCAGTATGTGATCTCCACCGGAACCGATACAACGGGCTTAAAAGAAGCTGAATTCAGGATAGAAACATTACAAAGAGCGAATGAAGAAATTTTAGCTCAAAAAGAGATCATTGAATCCCAAAAATCCGATCTGGAAGATGCGCTCCAAAATCTAAAAAGAACCCAGGCAAAATTGATCCAAGCGTCAAAGCTTGCGGATCTAGGTCAATTAGCGGCAGGAATAGCTCACGAAATCAATAATCCAATAGGCGCCATCCAGGCAGCAGGTTATAATATCCTTTCTTATCTGGAAAAGATCCGAACGGAACTACGCCCTATTCTTCCTCTTCTCTCTTCTTTATCCGATAAAGATTGGATCTCCTTTAAACAGTTAATTTCTGTAGGAGTTTCTTCCAAGGAAATTTTGATCGGTTTGGAAAGAAGAAGGATACTTGCAGAGATCAAAACGGAAATGAAATCCGCGGGCATTCTTTTCCCGGAAGAAACTGCGGAATTTTTTGTGGATTTCGGGATCGCTTCTTCTTGGAAAAATTTCGAAAGTATATTAAAAAATCAGAATACAAGGGAACTTCTACCCTTCTTTTTAAATCTTTTGGGCCCGGAACAATGTGTGGATACGATCAAGACTGCGGTAGAACGTTCCGCAAAAATTGTATATGCTCTGCGAAGTTTCGCACATTTCGAGTCTTCTCATAAGAAGAGAAAATTTTCCTTAAAAGAAAATATAGATACTGTTCTGACATTATATCAAAATCTATTCAAACACGGCGTAGAAGTTTCGACTAACTTAGAAGGGATCCCTGATTTTTTGGGTTTTCCTGATGATTTAATGCATCTATGGACAAATTTGATAATGAATTCTGTCCAAGCAATGTCGTATAAAGGTTCGATTGCGATTAATGCCTCATTAAAGGGCGATGAAGTAATCGTATCCATCCAAGACAAGGGGCCTGGGATCCCTGCAGAAGCGAAAGACCAAGTATTCGATGCATTCTTCACCACCAAACCTTTGGGAGAAGGTTCCGGTTTAGGTCTAGATATAGCAAAACGAATTGTAGAAAAACATAAGGGAAGGATCTGGTTCGAGTCTTCTCCCGGAAATACTATATTTTATGTGGGGCTTCCTTTCGAGGTCTGA
- a CDS encoding MHYT domain-containing protein has protein sequence MIVFLDNFFIYNSSVKLLTATYNPWLVVLSVLMAIFASYIALQIVGQKVPESSPPITKYLIPAAASLALGCGVWSMHFIGMLSFELCTTVQYDKSLTILSIFPSLLASTIALSFVSRPKISITELVLGGVLVGSGIGAMHYTGMGAVETGPYLRYDPWFFALSIIVAVVLAILSLWVRFGLENLKLGTLWPSLISAATMGSAISGMHYTGMAAARFIGEETTPTPQTADSTFLALAVSLITIAFTLFAFAVNWFLRYRDLVNDLRISESRLRTIITTAVDGVITMDSQGRIREFNRSAELIFGYLNKEVIGKNIRELMPDPYYTVKDKNSGTMLSAGFAKIIGSSREVIGIRKDGSDFPVRLAIGHGKLAGEDLFVSFVTDISERKMIENALKQSEQQVRSLIENIPGITYRCLPNNEWKMLFMSDASELITGYPVQDFVSANSIRSFKDIIHPDDLERVEFEVDAAVAGKRAFTLEYRIIHQNGETKWLWENGRGAYGGNGEPIFIDGVILDITERRRIEEALRKEKEKAELAAITKTSFLANMSHEIRTPMNAILGFTEVLLSDELEKNHRTHLETVKSSAKSLLRLLNDILNTAKLEKGAVELEEMDFSLFKLIAELKSTLGISTRKKNLEFEVIQGPDLPEFYKGDSLRIRQILMNLIGNAVKFTDNGKVSLKVTREEGKLHFAVQDTGIGIQADRLDKIFEPFTQADISTTRRFGGTGLGTTICKQLTELMGGKIWAESILGKGSTFHVLLPLEEGKHRQENKIQAGIKLPALKILVVDDVEKNTELVSLLLQNLGHKVESSYNGEDAVKKVTTGSFDLVLMDVQMPGLDGRQATRVIRMHEIQENVSRTPILALTASVFEEDKNAAAAAGMDGFVSKPVEMDQMIAEIARVLGYSETISDPEITLSGKEVEWDPEKASILAKELSDSFQRGSIEEEYLEEFSDLIRTKVENSDFKSFRSKIEQFEFEEAYTLLKKFITQLELQTDFGK, from the coding sequence GTGATCGTATTTTTAGATAATTTTTTCATTTATAATTCATCCGTTAAACTTCTTACGGCCACGTACAATCCTTGGTTAGTTGTTCTTTCCGTTCTGATGGCGATATTCGCTTCTTATATCGCTCTTCAAATCGTAGGGCAGAAGGTTCCGGAATCTTCTCCACCAATTACAAAATATTTAATTCCTGCTGCAGCAAGCCTGGCATTGGGCTGTGGTGTTTGGTCAATGCATTTTATCGGAATGCTTTCTTTCGAGTTATGCACGACTGTCCAATACGATAAAAGCCTGACAATCTTATCAATCTTTCCGAGTCTTCTTGCTTCTACAATCGCTCTTTCGTTTGTGAGCAGGCCTAAAATCTCAATCACTGAACTTGTGTTAGGTGGTGTACTTGTAGGTTCCGGGATAGGAGCCATGCATTATACAGGAATGGGAGCGGTGGAAACCGGTCCATACTTACGTTATGATCCTTGGTTCTTTGCATTATCCATCATAGTTGCAGTGGTACTTGCGATCCTATCTCTCTGGGTTAGATTCGGTCTAGAAAATTTGAAATTAGGGACCCTCTGGCCTTCTCTTATTTCTGCCGCCACCATGGGATCTGCTATTTCCGGAATGCATTATACAGGAATGGCAGCCGCAAGATTTATTGGAGAAGAGACTACCCCCACTCCTCAAACCGCAGATTCCACATTCTTAGCCCTTGCCGTTTCCTTGATCACAATCGCATTCACTCTGTTTGCATTCGCAGTCAACTGGTTCTTAAGATACCGAGATCTAGTAAATGATTTAAGGATTAGTGAATCCAGACTCAGGACAATCATCACCACTGCAGTGGATGGTGTGATCACAATGGACTCTCAAGGTAGGATCAGAGAATTTAACCGTTCCGCAGAATTGATCTTCGGTTATTTAAACAAAGAAGTGATCGGAAAGAATATAAGAGAGCTGATGCCCGATCCCTATTACACTGTAAAAGATAAAAATTCCGGGACAATGTTGAGCGCAGGGTTCGCTAAAATTATAGGAAGCAGTAGAGAAGTTATAGGTATCAGAAAGGACGGTTCTGACTTCCCTGTACGTCTTGCAATCGGTCACGGGAAACTTGCCGGGGAAGATCTATTCGTAAGCTTTGTAACTGATATTAGCGAAAGAAAAATGATAGAGAACGCTTTAAAACAAAGCGAACAACAAGTGCGTTCCTTGATCGAAAATATTCCTGGGATCACTTACAGATGCCTTCCAAATAATGAATGGAAGATGTTATTTATGAGTGATGCTTCCGAATTAATAACAGGTTATCCTGTACAAGATTTCGTAAGCGCTAACTCTATACGATCTTTCAAGGATATTATTCATCCAGACGATCTGGAAAGAGTAGAGTTCGAAGTAGATGCAGCAGTCGCCGGAAAAAGAGCATTTACTTTGGAATATAGGATTATCCATCAAAATGGTGAGACCAAATGGCTTTGGGAAAATGGTCGCGGAGCCTATGGAGGAAATGGGGAACCGATCTTTATTGACGGAGTTATTTTAGATATCACCGAAAGAAGAAGGATAGAAGAAGCATTACGCAAAGAAAAAGAAAAAGCGGAGCTTGCAGCGATCACTAAAACTTCTTTCTTAGCGAATATGAGCCATGAGATACGAACTCCAATGAATGCAATCTTAGGATTTACCGAAGTTCTTCTTTCAGACGAATTAGAAAAAAACCATAGAACCCATTTGGAGACTGTTAAAAGTTCCGCAAAATCTTTATTAAGACTTTTGAATGATATTTTAAACACCGCAAAGTTGGAAAAAGGAGCGGTCGAATTGGAAGAAATGGACTTCTCCCTTTTCAAATTGATCGCAGAATTAAAATCCACTTTGGGCATCAGTACTAGAAAGAAAAATTTAGAATTCGAAGTGATACAAGGTCCGGATCTTCCCGAATTTTACAAAGGAGATTCTTTAAGGATCAGACAGATCCTGATGAACCTAATAGGTAACGCAGTCAAATTCACCGATAACGGAAAAGTCAGTTTAAAGGTTACCAGAGAAGAAGGAAAACTTCATTTTGCGGTCCAGGATACTGGGATCGGGATCCAAGCAGATCGACTAGATAAAATTTTCGAACCATTCACTCAGGCAGATATTTCTACAACAAGACGTTTTGGTGGAACAGGACTAGGAACCACAATCTGTAAACAATTAACAGAATTGATGGGTGGAAAGATCTGGGCAGAAAGCATTCTCGGAAAAGGAAGTACATTCCATGTACTTCTACCTCTTGAAGAAGGAAAACATAGACAAGAAAATAAGATACAAGCCGGGATCAAACTTCCTGCTTTAAAAATCTTAGTCGTGGATGATGTGGAAAAAAATACGGAACTAGTAAGCCTTCTTCTCCAAAACCTTGGTCACAAGGTAGAATCGTCGTATAACGGAGAAGACGCGGTAAAAAAAGTCACGACCGGATCTTTCGATTTGGTTCTAATGGACGTACAGATGCCCGGGCTCGACGGTCGCCAAGCAACCAGGGTTATCCGAATGCATGAGATCCAGGAAAATGTTTCTAGGACCCCTATTTTAGCATTGACCGCAAGTGTTTTTGAAGAAGATAAAAATGCGGCTGCCGCAGCCGGCATGGACGGATTTGTCTCAAAACCTGTGGAGATGGATCAGATGATAGCAGAGATCGCAAGAGTATTAGGTTATTCTGAAACGATCTCAGATCCGGAAATTACACTTTCCGGAAAAGAAGTAGAATGGGATCCTGAAAAAGCTTCCATTCTAGCAAAAGAACTATCAGACTCTTTCCAAAGAGGTTCGATAGAAGAAGAATACTTAGAAGAATTTTCGGATCTGATCCGAACAAAAGTGGAAAATTCCGATTTTAAATCTTTTCGTTCTAAAATAGAACAATTCGAATTCGAAGAGGCATATACTCTTCTCAAAAAATTCATTACCCAACTCGAATTACAAACGGATTTCGGAAAATAG
- a CDS encoding response regulator, with protein MSHLLDDRPKILVVDDEAANLQVLKQILQEDYRLFFAKDGIKAFELAISEKPNLILLDVMMPGMTGHETCRKLRSEPSTSRIPVIFVTAMAEEEDEADGFEAGAVDYITKPVSPAIVKARVKTHLSLVRNDELKETRLQIIQRLGLAAEYKDNETGLHVIRMSHYSQTLAKALGHSEDTAEKILHASPMHDIGKIGIPDSILLKPGKLDPEEWDIMKTHPTIGAEIIGDHDSSLLQMAKSIALNHHEKWDGSGYPNGIKGDTIPLEARIVTIADVFDALTTERPYKKAWSIEDAVNHIRKGAGSHFDPGLVPIFLNLMPDLLAIRERWAETPA; from the coding sequence ATGAGCCATCTACTTGATGATAGACCTAAAATTTTAGTCGTAGACGATGAAGCTGCAAACTTGCAGGTACTAAAACAAATATTACAAGAAGATTATAGACTTTTTTTTGCAAAAGACGGTATCAAGGCTTTCGAACTTGCCATCTCCGAAAAACCAAACCTTATCCTTTTAGATGTGATGATGCCCGGGATGACCGGGCACGAAACCTGCAGAAAACTCAGAAGCGAGCCCTCTACTTCAAGAATACCTGTGATATTTGTGACCGCGATGGCGGAAGAAGAAGATGAGGCAGACGGTTTCGAAGCCGGGGCCGTGGATTATATTACAAAACCTGTAAGTCCTGCAATCGTAAAAGCAAGGGTGAAAACACATCTTTCTTTGGTAAGAAATGACGAGTTAAAAGAAACTAGGCTACAGATCATCCAAAGATTGGGGCTGGCAGCGGAATATAAGGATAACGAAACAGGTCTCCATGTGATCCGAATGAGCCATTATTCGCAAACACTTGCAAAAGCATTGGGTCATTCAGAAGATACTGCTGAAAAAATATTACATGCCTCTCCAATGCACGATATAGGAAAAATAGGAATTCCAGATAGTATATTACTAAAACCTGGTAAACTAGATCCGGAAGAATGGGATATCATGAAAACTCACCCTACTATAGGTGCGGAGATCATTGGAGACCATGACTCTTCTCTCTTGCAAATGGCAAAAAGTATTGCTTTAAACCACCATGAAAAATGGGACGGGAGCGGTTATCCGAACGGGATCAAAGGGGATACAATTCCTCTCGAAGCGAGAATAGTAACAATCGCAGACGTATTCGACGCACTCACTACGGAAAGACCTTATAAAAAAGCATGGAGCATAGAAGACGCAGTCAATCACATTAGAAAAGGTGCCGGATCTCATTTTGATCCAGGACTTGTTCCGATCTTCTTAAATCTGATGCCTGATCTTTTAGCGATCAGAGAACGTTGGGCAGAAACACCAGCTTAA